One part of the Hydra vulgaris chromosome 01, alternate assembly HydraT2T_AEP genome encodes these proteins:
- the LOC136074162 gene encoding zinc finger MYM-type protein 1-like: MNKIDSLLANRLSSLGFQENLEIKNLGAYQPKGVRITQVDGKKTRTFCVSWFEKKSLLSVSYEKNSLFCFYCVLFGGESLWAENDCKDMKHLSERIQKHQSSKTHISNSLQFQILGKTNILSTIDAGYSLSIKKHNELVNKNRLTLSRVIDCIKFCGVHELPLIGHDETIDSNNRGVFLDMVSYTATLDSVFSNHLKDSKITKNTSKTNQNGILECMYKVYIEEIKREIDKARFVSLQADETTDVSCRSQFVIILRYLKGYQPVERFIAFIDVQDRTAMGLTNVLKEELNCFGLKKKLIAQAYDGAAVMSGSRNGVQSLIKEVYPYAHYVHCYPMLSEVKLMSEPFYMKLLFLVISAPLIYA, from the coding sequence ATGAACAAAATTGATAGTTTATTGGCAAATCGTCTCTCGTCATTGGGCTTTCAAGAAAATCTAGAAATCAAAAATCTTGGGGCATACCAACCAAAAGGTGTTCGTATAACTCAAGTTGATGGTAAAAAAACTCGAACATTTTGTGTATcatggtttgaaaaaaaatcattgttaagtgttagttatgaaaaaaattcgttgttttgtttttattgtgtgTTGTTTGGTGGCGAGAGCTTGTGGGCAGAAAATGACTGTAAAGATATGAAACATCTTTCTGAGCGAATACAAAAACACCAATCCAGTAAAACGCATATAAGTAATTCGTTGCAGTTTCAAATACTCGGAAAGACAAACATTTTATCGACAATTGATGCTGGATACAGTCTtagcataaaaaaacataatgaatTAGTTAACAAAAACAGACTTACATTATCGAGGGTTAtagattgtataaaattttgtggTGTACACGAATTGCCCTTAATAGGACATGACGAAACTATTGACTCAAATAATCGAGGGGTATTTTTAGATATGGTTTCATACACAGCTACATTGGATAGTGTGTTTAGCAATCAtcttaaagattcaaaaataacaaaaaatacttcGAAAACAAACCAAAATGGCATTCTAGAATGTATGTATAAAGTATACATAGAAGAAATCAAACGTGAGATAGATAAAGCAAGATTTGTTTCCTTGCAAGCAGATGAAACAACTGATGTATCTTGTCGTTCTCAGTTCGTCATTATTTTGCGTTATTTAAAAGGTTATCAACCAGTTGAAAGATTTATCGCATTTATTGATGTTCAGGATAGAACTGCTATGGGTCTTACAAATGTATTAAAAGaagaattaaattgttttggtctgaagaaaaaattaattgcacaGGCTTATGATGGTGCAGCAGTTATGAGCGGATCAAGGAATGGAGTCCAAAGTCTAATAAAAGAAGTTTACCCATATGCCCATTATGTTCACTGCTATCCAATGCTGAGTGAAGTTAAGTTGATGTCCGAACCGTTTTATATGAAATTGCTGTTTTTAGTGATATCGGCACCATTAATTTATGCATGA